Part of the Posidoniimonas polymericola genome, GCTCGGAGAGCCGGGGATACATTGACTACTCCCAACGCAGCGCCTGCACCGGGTGCAGCGACGCCGCCCGCCAGGCGGGCAGCACGCTCGCCAAGACGGCGATCAGCATCGCCCCGACGGCGACCCACAGAATCGTGAACGGCTCGATAATCGCCGGGATCTTGTAGAAGTAGTAGACCGATGGGTCGAACACCGGCGTGCCGGTGAGCCAGCCAAGGAAGTCGGCGATCTCGTTGATCTGGTCGACAAACACTAAGCCGCCGACCACACCGATCCCGGCGCCGACCGCGCCCAGCGTCAGGCCGTAGCTGAGGAAGATCCCCATCACGCCCGAGCCGCTCGCGCCGAGGCTCTTGAGGATGCCGATGTCGCGGGTCTTCTCGACCACGATCATCAGGAAGATCGCCAGGATGCCGAAGCCGGCCACGGCGATGATCAAGAACAACAAGACGTTGAGGACCATGGTCTCCATCTGCACGGCGGCCAGCAGGGCGCCCTGCTTATCGCGCCAGGTGCTGACCACGTAGAACTGCTCGGGGAATCTGTTCCGCAGCAGGTCCCGCACCATGTTTGGCTCGACGCCCTCTTTCAGGCGGATCTGGATCGAGTTGAAGTTGGCGACCCCGGTCAGCGGGTCGACCAGGCCGCGGAGCTTCTGCATCTCGGCCAGCGGCAAAAACACGAACGACTGGTCGTACTCCTGCATCTTGCTCTCGTAGAAGTCGGTGATGGTCAGCTTGGCCGAGCGTGGCTCGGGCTTCTGACCGGCCGACGGGAACATAATCGTGACGTCGTCGCCGGGGACGCAGAAGAACTTATCGGCGCCGGCGGCGTCGCGGTACGAGCAGAGCGAGATGCCCGGAACGCAGCCGGTGAAGATCTCCTTGCTAGGGTCAAAGGTCGCCTGGTGGTTGCTGGTGCTGCTGCTGAACGGGTCGGCAGGCAGCGGCGAGGCGTCAGAGTCGCTCTCTGCGGCGGCCTCGTCCGAGGCGTACGCCGGCGGCGCCACAATCGGCTGGCGGTACTGCGCCATCATCTTGCGGTGCTCCCAGCCGGCCCGCTGCATGTCGTCGCGGGCGACCACCTTGCTGGGGTCGTCGGTCTGGTGGTCGTAGACGTCGTAGCCGCCCTGCTTGAGCTCGAACTCGAGCTCCTCACGGTTCTCGGGGTGCTGCAAGTACTGCCCGAAGTCGCTGACCGAAGAGTAGGTGTCAGGGTCGATGCCGATCAGGTTGATCTGCTGGGTGCGGTGCTGGCCGCCGACGTAGTACTGCATCGCCGCGGGGACGTGGGCCGTGGGGCTCATGCCCTCGATGTACTGGCCGGCCACCTCGCGGATCTTCTGCATGTGCAGGCTAGCGTCCGACGCGCCGTCCAGGTGGCGGCTCTCGAACACGACGTCGCTCAGGATGCCGTGGATGCGGTCCTGCATCTCGTGGCTGAAGCCGGCCATCACCGCGTTGACCACAATCATGGTCGCCACGCCTAGCGTCACGCTGATGATCGACGCCAGCGCGATGTACCGGGTGCGGAGGTAACGCCAGCAGAGCAGGAGTTTGTACATGGGGCAGTCGGCTATTGGCTATCGGCAGGGGCCAAGGTCCCGCGGCGCGGGGGTAGCTGGGCCGGGGAGGATAGCGGGAAGGCCGGCGGGCCGCCAGAGAAGTGCGGCGCGGGTGCTAGCACGCCGGGAATCAGGTCCGGCGTTGCCAGAAAGGGACGCCTACTGATAAAAGTCGCGGCTTACCGTTCGCCCTAGGAGGAGTTCCGATGCAGCGTAGGAAATGCCTAGCACTACTTGCGGTCTTGCTAATGAGCAATAACGGGTGCTTTCTGATGGAGGCGCTCTTTGATGCCCGAACCAAGCAGCATGACGCGATCAACTCCGCGGTTGCGCGCTATTCCAGCGAGAGTAATGGCTACAGTGGCTACTCAGCACACGGCAACGTCGATCGCATCTACGACTGATTCGCGCGGGGCCCACTCCCGCGATCGGCGTAGGTGCGACGCCGCGAGGCTGCCGGCTAAAACCCAGCATGCCAGCAGCATTGCCCCCGACTCGGGAACCGCCCCGCCCGGCGCCACATAGGTAAAGCCGAAGTTCCTCCGCCACACAGCGTAGTCGAGGGCGTCGACCACGCCATCGTTGTTGCCGTCGGCCGTAAGGTCGTTCGTGGCCACCGCGTCACGCCACACGGTGTAGTCGGCGGCGTCGACCAGGCCATCGCCGTTGTAGTCGACCGCTGTGCGGTCGCCGGTGAGCGTGCGGATCCAGCCGTCCTGCTTGGTGCTGAGGTAGATCTCGCCGGCCGAGTCCTGGCCGAACCGCAGGTCGGTCCGATTGTTCGGCAGGCTGGCGTCGGTCCGCGCGTCGATGATCAGGTCCTTGACCGTGACCGCCTGGCCGCCCTGCGTCAGGAACAGCTCGTGCACGTCGGCGGTGCTGCGGAAGTCGCCGTCCTCGTGGGCGGCGACCAGCTCGTCGAAGTCGCTGTAGAACAGCCGGCCGTTGACGATGTCGCCGTAGACGAACTTGCCGTACAGCTCGGGGACCTCGGCGCCGCGGTAGACGAAGCCGCCGGCGATTGCGAGGCCGTCGCCGTGGTCGTACTGGGCGGCCGGCCAGACGAAGGAGTCGGTGTCTGTGCCGCGGGGGATGGCGCCGCCGCCGCGGAAGAAGGTCCCTTCGAAGGTGCTCCAGCCGTAGTTGCTGCCCGCGGCGAGGAAGTTGACCTCCTCGACGCTGCCGTCGCCGATGTCGGTCCCCAGGAAGGCGCCCGTCTGTTGGTCCCAGCTGATCCGGTGCAGGTTGCGAAAGCCGTAGGCCCAGACCTCGGCGAGGGTGTTGGGGTCGCCGTCGGACGCGAATGGGTTGTCGGCCGGCACGCCGTACGCCCCGTTCGCGCTGTTATTGCCGGCGGGGTCGATCCGCAGCAGCTTGCCGAAGATCGAGCCGAGGTCCTGCGCCGGCGAGCCGGTGTTCGAGTCGCCCCCGGCGATGTACATCATGCCGTAGTCGGGGTCGCCCGGCGTGGCCATCGGGTTGAACGAGATGTCGCCCAGGTTGTGGATGCGGCTCCCCTGGCCGACCCGCAGCAACTCGCGGTGCGTACCGCTGAACGTCCCGGCCGATGGGTTGTCAGCGGTCCACTCGACCACCACCGTGTGCCCCAACGAGGGCGACAGGTTGCCGAAGTCGATTGCGCCCGGGTTGCCGGCCGCCGACTCCGAGTGGATGGTGTAGAACTTGCCGTTCACAGCGAACTCTGGGTGGAGGGCCACCGTGTTGAGGCCGGTCGAGAGCCCGCCCGGCCCGATGTTGAACCGCGAGAACACATCGGCTACGTCGAGGTATTCGACAACCTGCTGGCTCGCGGGTTCGACGCGGTAGATGGGGCCGCGCAGGTCGTTGACCAGCCACTGGTCGGAGTAGCCGGGGATCTCGCGCATGAAGTTGATTCGGGCGACGTTCGCGGCCGAGCGGTTGTCTTCTTGCGCGATGCCCCGCGTGTCGGGGAACGAAACGACGTCCTGCACGCCGACCGTCACACCGGGCAGGATGGGCGCGGAAATCTGGGCGTTGGCGTGCGAGGCGAGCGTCGCCAGGCCGGCGGACAGGCAGCAGCAGAACAGTCTGAACATCGATGAGGCTCTCTGAGGAAGACGAGACCCTCAATGTAGCGGAGTGCCGCGTCGATTGCGCCTCGGAGCAACCGCCCTTCCTCAACACCCACTAGGGCCTGTTGTTAAAGGGGTTTGCCTCGCGTCAGCCGGCGTTCTTAGGCACTACCCGCCGTTGCAAAGCGGCGGC contains:
- a CDS encoding ABC transporter permease, whose amino-acid sequence is MYKLLLCWRYLRTRYIALASIISVTLGVATMIVVNAVMAGFSHEMQDRIHGILSDVVFESRHLDGASDASLHMQKIREVAGQYIEGMSPTAHVPAAMQYYVGGQHRTQQINLIGIDPDTYSSVSDFGQYLQHPENREELEFELKQGGYDVYDHQTDDPSKVVARDDMQRAGWEHRKMMAQYRQPIVAPPAYASDEAAAESDSDASPLPADPFSSSTSNHQATFDPSKEIFTGCVPGISLCSYRDAAGADKFFCVPGDDVTIMFPSAGQKPEPRSAKLTITDFYESKMQEYDQSFVFLPLAEMQKLRGLVDPLTGVANFNSIQIRLKEGVEPNMVRDLLRNRFPEQFYVVSTWRDKQGALLAAVQMETMVLNVLLFLIIAVAGFGILAIFLMIVVEKTRDIGILKSLGASGSGVMGIFLSYGLTLGAVGAGIGVVGGLVFVDQINEIADFLGWLTGTPVFDPSVYYFYKIPAIIEPFTILWVAVGAMLIAVLASVLPAWRAASLHPVQALRWE
- a CDS encoding PQQ-dependent sugar dehydrogenase; amino-acid sequence: MFRLFCCCLSAGLATLASHANAQISAPILPGVTVGVQDVVSFPDTRGIAQEDNRSAANVARINFMREIPGYSDQWLVNDLRGPIYRVEPASQQVVEYLDVADVFSRFNIGPGGLSTGLNTVALHPEFAVNGKFYTIHSESAAGNPGAIDFGNLSPSLGHTVVVEWTADNPSAGTFSGTHRELLRVGQGSRIHNLGDISFNPMATPGDPDYGMMYIAGGDSNTGSPAQDLGSIFGKLLRIDPAGNNSANGAYGVPADNPFASDGDPNTLAEVWAYGFRNLHRISWDQQTGAFLGTDIGDGSVEEVNFLAAGSNYGWSTFEGTFFRGGGAIPRGTDTDSFVWPAAQYDHGDGLAIAGGFVYRGAEVPELYGKFVYGDIVNGRLFYSDFDELVAAHEDGDFRSTADVHELFLTQGGQAVTVKDLIIDARTDASLPNNRTDLRFGQDSAGEIYLSTKQDGWIRTLTGDRTAVDYNGDGLVDAADYTVWRDAVATNDLTADGNNDGVVDALDYAVWRRNFGFTYVAPGGAVPESGAMLLACWVLAGSLAASHLRRSREWAPRESVVDAIDVAVC